In Heptranchias perlo isolate sHepPer1 chromosome 13, sHepPer1.hap1, whole genome shotgun sequence, the genomic stretch GGGCtcgaccccctccttttccattctgcctgtcttttctatacatcatgtaccctggactatttagttcccaatcttggtcactttgcaaccatgtctctgtaatggttattagatcaaacctatttatctctgTCTGTGCGAATAATTCATTTATCTTGTATCTGAATGCTCGGAGCATTCataaaagagcctttaattttgactttaccATTTTTATCCTGCTTTAACCTTATTTGTTGATGCTCTATCGGTAAactctctgcttatctttacccaaatcactacactgttctGTTGCCTAgacttctcattagatttctaaatttcccctcacctgacccctctcccccccccactttattTTGAAGCCcgagttattcaattcgccaggacactggtcccagcccggtttaaagtggacccatcccaacggaacagttccctctttccccagcactggtgccagtgccgcatgaatcaaaacccctgtctcccacaccactctgagcctcgtatttaactctctgatctgtttgtccctatgccaatttgcacgtggctcaggtagtgattactacctttgaggttctgcataTTAATTTAGacactagctcctcaaactgtctcagccgaaccccattcttagttctacctacctctgaaatggcctagcaagccactcagttgtaaaaatctcgctagggatgggcaataaatgctggccttgccagcgacgcccacatcctgtgaacgaataaaaaaaaaaaaatcattggttcctacgtggtccacgacaactggatcctccctctcatgctccagacagaaaacagaggataggaataaaggggtctttttcaggttggcagactgtgactagtagggcaccgcaaggatcggtgcttgggccccagttattcacaatctatatcaatgatttggatgaggggaccaaatgtaatattttcaagtttgctgatgacacaaaacaaggtgggaatgtgagttgtgagaaggatgcaaagatgatatagacaggctaactGAATGGGCACGAACATAGCAgacggaatataatgtggaaaaatgtggaattatccactttggtaggaaaaacagaaatgcagagtatttttttttttaaatgggagagattgggaaatgttgatgttcaaagggtcctgggtgtctttgtacatgagtcactgaaagctgacATGCAGGTGCATCaaccaattaggaaggcaaatgatatgttggcctttattacaagaggatttgagtacaggagtaaagatatcttactgcaattatatagggccttggtgagaccgcacctggagtattgagtacaattttggtctccttacctaagaaaggatatacttgccacagagggagtgcaatgaaggttcaccagactgattcctgggatggcggattgtcgtatgaggagagattgagtagactaagcctgtattctctagaatttagaagattgagaggtgatctcattgaaacattcaaaattcttacagggctcgacaaggtagatgcaaggaggaggtttcccctggctggagagtttagaaccaggggtcacagtctcagaataagggcaaGGCCATTTAGaatagagatgaggagaaatttcttcactcagagggtggtgaatctttggaattctctaccccaaagggctgtggaggctcattgagtagattcaaaacagagatcaataaatTGCTAGATATTAAAgccatcaaaggatatgggaatagtgcaggaaaatggtattgaggtagaagatcagccatgatcttgttgaatggcggagcaggcttgaggggcaggaaggcctactcctgctcctatttcttatgttcttaaattcttttccagctgcgaggtgtccttaaccctggcaccgggcaggcaacacagccttcggaacgctaggtcgcggctgcagagaacaatatctacccccaccccccgactatACTATCACCTACCacgttcctttttactccccccacttgaatggcccccgtACCACAGTGCAGtgatcagtttgcccatcctccatgcagtctttgctctcatccatactGGTAGAAAGTATCTCTTACCTATTGAAGATGATCatgggctgaggctcctccattacTAGATCCTGGGTCCCATACCTGGccgactcgcagtcacacccttctgtccctAATGACTGAACAAATCTAAACTGCTACCTGATCTAAGAGGGTGTGAATGCCTCCTGGATCGAAGTGTCCAGAAAGCTCTCCTCCGCCCagatgcatcacaatgtctgcagctctgattccagctcaacgactctgagctgaagttcctcgagctgcagacacttactgtagATATGGTTGCCGGGGATCAGGCTGCtctccacatgctgcagttacgacacaccaccttgTCAgaccagaatttatttatttactttattagttTTTAATCTCgcgctattcttagttttattaatttatgtagtttaagttattgatttaagctcttAATTAaacccctctgttttctgtccactaaccaatcctcaatccatgctaatatattacccccaatctcatgagccctaatcttgtgtaacaaccctcTTGTGTCTCACCTTttagaatgccttttgaaaatccaaatatactaaatccactggtttccctcttacctaccctgctagttacaccctcaaaaaacagatttgtcaaacacgatttccctttcattaaactgtgttgactctgcctaatcatatgatttctAAGTGGCCTATTACTAccttagtaacagggcacttcatgtctgtaataatagattctagcattttcctactactgatcatggaataatacagcacagaaagaggccattcagtccaccctgcctgtgctggctctttgaaagagctatccattagtcccactcccctgctctttccttatagCCCTAAaaagttttctccttcaagtatttatccaattccctttgaaagttactactgaatctgctgctaccaccctttcaggcattgcattccagatcataacttgctgcttaAAGAAATTTCCTCatgtccttttgccaattaccttaaatctgtgtcctctggttactgacccttctgccactggaaagtttctctttatttactctatcaaaaccctgaatgatttttaacacttctatcaaatctcaccttgaccttctctgctttaaagagaacaatcccagcttctctagtctccccacataaccgaagtcccgcatcccttgtaccattctagcaaatctcctctgcatcctctacaaccgatgtcaggctaactgacctatagttccctgttttctctcttccctcctttcttgagtagcagggttacatttgctaccttccaatccacggggaccgttccagaatcacATCAGCGCAAAGATAAAAGAATGATTTTAAAAAGCTCATTTGGAAAATTAAAGTTGCACCAAAAACAACTTTTTGTTGTTAACTAAGGTATACAATACCCATCTCATATCATACCTGGAGAACCAGAGGCTCTGGGTTAAAAGCCAACGTCAGAAGTAGCTGCATCCGCTCAGAGTCTTTCAAATTCTTCATTAAAAAGCTCCCAGAATCCTTTGTTTCAGCATACCTGCGTACTATTCTGTCTAGGAGTCTTTGCGATGGACAATGCACTAAATCTGACCACCCTTCTACAACATCTGGGGTCAGTAACCGAACTTCTCCATTTAAACGAGAAAACTGAGTCTTGTAGATAGCCTGTGTAACATCACAACGGGGACGTCCTGTAGCCCGTTTGCAGACCTTTTGGTCCATCTCGATCAGTTCTTGATTAGAACCCAAGCGTTTGAGAACAACACGCCGTGCACCTTCTCTTGGCTCCCCATACTGAGCAAAGTAGACATTTTTTACATTCAAGAAGTCCAGAATTCGCAGACGACCCCAGGTTTCAAAAGTGATTTGACCATTCATGAACTTACGACACCAGCTAGTACCAAAGCAGGCTGGACACTTGTTGAGGCTAATAAAACGGCGATCTGCAAGTTCATTCTTCTGAAATGAGGCAAACAATGAGTGCGTATTCATcaacatgaaaaccaacagactGACCACAAACAGGAACTTCAGACAACGGTACAAGCGACCAAACTTCAGTGTAAGCAGTCGCCACATGGTTCTGCTTGCACTCAACGTTAATGGCACATTCAGTAACACTTAGAATTCTTTATTTTTGAGTCCATGTCGACAAGCGATTTTCCCTTacatactcagtttgggtttttTAATTTGATCAGACAAGCAAGCAATTATAAGTGACTGTGGACCAGTTCCATGGATCGCATGTCTCATATCTTCAAGCCTCAGCAAATCTGTCCAAGGAACTTGCTGTACTGTAGATTAGtctagaaaagaaagaaaagccACATTATTTACAATAAATCTGCTTGAGCCACACAAATAACTATCAAATTCTAAACATCAATCAATTTCCAGTGGCATTGCACAGTCAAAACCAAATAGAGCTTACAGAAGTTTGGGAAGCAGAGTTGGTTGAAGCATAAGAGTTTCTCTGTAGTACAGGCTGAAGAGCTGGGGGACACTACACCAAATGGAGAGGGTGTAATTATAGCTTGACAAGTTTAAATAAACATCTATTATAAATgagaacataggaatttataatagaaaaatcTGGCAAGTGTGACAAAAGAATGTAACAACAGAAAGTAAGGTTTTCTTGACAAGAGCATGTAGACAAGATTTTTTATTATTACAGAcatctattttattttttaaaatcttacatTTCTGCACACTGTCTACAAAATCTTGCTTCCTGTTGTCAcacttgtgtcaactttttctattataaattcttatATTCACATTGTAAACGACATCACCCTGTAGTTGAACAATAGCACCACTGGGTGACACTATATTATCTTTTCTCCACAAATCAAAATATCTCAATTTTTCATCTGACATTTTCCCCTCAGTAACTGAaacttctaatgtccaaaataagaggtcaaacaaaataaaatattcaAAGAAGTACATATttcatgattaaatttatccaccAAGTCCTTGGagccttttaatgccttcattaaaaggtgtcagccttggctcactcaCCTCTggcagaaggttgcgggttcaagtcctactccagagacatgagcacataatctaggctggcacttcagtgtagtaatgagagagtgctgcactgtcaccggtgcagtcttttagatgagacgtctgctctttcgggtggacgtaaaaaaatcTTACGGCACTACTCCAGcagggtcctggccaacattcaatcttcaaccaacatctaaaacagatttggttatttgattgctgtttgttggagcttgctgcttgcaaattggctgctgcattttctacattacagtgactacacttcaaaagttcctcaatggctgtaaagcgcattgggacatcctgaggtcatgaaaggcactttataaatgcaagttctttctttcaagtttttacttgaaggcatcAACCTCTCCCAAAGGTATGTGCTTGCACTTCATATTATTGCCCAGGTGCCGTCAGCTGAATTCAGATTATGCAGTGTACCAAATTTTCTAACTGCATCAGTACTGTTCCTTCAGTTATGAATTTTTTAGCTTCTGctcagttgtttttcaaaattattttaagaaaagctagaggacaaGTTTGAAAGCCCAAACCTTAATTGgggtaaagttttttttaaaaccaagacTTTGTTC encodes the following:
- the dipk2ab gene encoding divergent protein kinase domain 2Ab isoform X2; the encoded protein is MWRLLTLKFGRLYRCLKFLFVVSLLVFMLMNTHSLFASFQKNELADRRFISLNKCPACFGTSWCRKFMNGQITFETWGRLRILDFLNVKNVYFAQYGEPREGARRVVLKRLGSNQELIEMDQKVCKRATGRPRCDVTQAIYKTQFSRLNGEVRLLTPDVVEGWSDLVHCPSQRLLDRIVRRYAETKDSGSFLMKNLKDSERMQLLLTLAFNPEPLVLQSFPSDEGWPFAKYLGACGRMVAVNYVGNELWSFYNAPWEKRVDLAWQLLEIAEQLTNNDFEFALYLLDVSFDNFAVGSRDGKVIIIDAENIIVADKRLIKQNKPQNWDIWYESKFDDCGKEACLSFSKDVLCSRVTVDHNYYAICQNLLSRYATWRGTTGGLLHNPPVEIVRVGRLEALLEECANPKKEYGRFQAARELRDYLAKLNNNVR
- the dipk2ab gene encoding divergent protein kinase domain 2Ab isoform X3, producing the protein MWRLLTLKFGRLYRCLKFLFVVSLLVFMLMNTHSLFASFQKNELADRRFISLNKCPACFGTSWCRKFMNGQITFETWGRLRILDFLNVKNVYFAQYGEPREGARRVVLKRLGSNQELIEMDQKVCKRATGRPRCDVTQAIYKTQFSRLNGEVRLLTPDVVEGWSDLVHCPSQRLLDRIVRRYAETKDSGSFLMKNLKDSERMQLLLTLAFNPEPLVLQSFPSDEGWPFAKYLGACGRMVAVNYVGNELWSFYNAPWEKRVDLAWQLLEIAEQLTNNDFEFALYLLDVSFDNFAVGSRDGKVIIIDAENIIVADKRLIKQIYFCLIWSFAPAFTRHESEAVGKLPR